The window tgcagtaAAAAATTTCTAGGAATTCTTTTAAGCAATGTAGGCATTGCAAGTaactatagatttttaaatagtgTCAATCTACAATAAGAAAATACGGTTTTTTTTCAgtggaaaaatgaattatttgaaactggaaaaaaaagtgaTCTGAAACAGAGATGGCAAGATGCTGGCATGGTTATTTCCGGAAGGAGGGCCTGTGAGTATGTGTTATATTACCCTGGGTACTTTCCCCATAGTACTCTGGATTGTAACGATTAAATTAGATATATGTAGACTGCTTAGCTTAGTGTCTGACCCACAGTAGGGGTTCAAAGTTTGTGTACTCCTTCCCACCGCCTTCCCTCCAAATTCAGATAGCCTGTCCCCATATGCTGGTCTCCTTCATCTTGTATAATCGTCCCTCTTTATCTGCCCTACCCAGACTGGGGACCCCAGGTGGCATGGCCAGGGGGAGCCCATCTCCAGCGCAGGAAGTCTCCAAAGGCTTGAACATAGAAGGGCCTCAGCACCTTTCCAGGGAGCAGATGActcagcacagagcctggcaaaCAGTAAGTGCCCAATAATTATCCTTGCAAGTGCTTCCACTTGCTGAACTGAGCGTTCAGCAGCATTAGTGCCACGAAATCCCATCCAGTGTGGCCGCAGAGCCAGGAAGAGGGTAACCAGGCTTGGGTCCCCGGGAGAGGAGAATTCTTGGCCAAGGGACCCATCCTACTGCAGGTGGAGCAGAGGCTGCCCCCCAtatcctctcccccaccccccacccccacccccacccccgcctctccTGGAGGATTCCCGAGGCCTCGAGGCCTCAGCCAGGCCCTGGAATGTCGCGTCGCTGGTTGCCCGGCAACCAGAGCTTGTTGGTTGTGGCGGTTTGAGAGTGTGGAGCGAGCACACCGCCCGCCGCCCTCCAtcagtgcccccagccctcctagGCTCGTGCGAAACTCCAGCCTGTGGACAGGAAGCTCGGGGGCAGCTGGGAGAATGGCGGTGAACTGGAAGGAATATTTCTTACTGGCCTTGGAAGAGAAACCCCGGGCGTGAGTGGCCTGCAAGTGGCGGGCATGGGGGGGGAGTGGCGGGGGGGGGCTGCAGGAAGCAGGGCAGGAGCAGGTGGGATGGCTTATCCCCAGGCCCCCCCGCGCGCGAGGTCTCGATTATTGTCCTCCCCACCCCGCTTcaaaggagaggaaactgaggctcagaaaggaacTGTGACTTCCTCCAAGGTCTCAGAGCTGGGCCCATAGCCTATTTCTCTAACCTGCTCAGGAGCCCCACCAGAAGATGACAGCTGAGATAAAATCATTCACACCAAGGTGGGAAGGGATTATTCTGAGAACACTCTCCTGCCTCCCCGCCCCACCAGCacttttttcaatttctgcattTTAAGGAGAAACGGAGGAGCCTTCTCCAGTGCCTGCTTTGTGTGCAGCCCTGTGACAGGTCCCGGGCTCAGTCTCagcctctgtaaaatgggagggtGCCCCCTGGGCCAGGGCCAGGATAGCCTTACCAAATGGGCTGTAAATCCATTCTTTCTGCTGCTGACCCCAATGGCTGTGCCCAGCCTCCTCTCCCCTGACAACCAGACTCGGAAATCCAACTGCCTCCTGGACACCTCCTTGTGAAGGTGGAACAGGTGTCTCAGCACCACAGCGGGCAGCTAATCTCCGCCCCGCCCCCAACTGCCCTCCCCTTACGGTATTCTGTGTTGCAGTTCCTAGCAGCAGCACCCTTCCACTGCCCAGACTAAAATTCCAGGGTCACTCAAGTCCTCTGTTTTCCCTCACCCACCCCAGCAGCTGAGCTCTCAGACTGTATCCAGAACCAACCCCTCTACGCTACCATCCCTGATCAGATCCGTCATCTCTTCATTAGCCTagagcccccccaccccatcagtGGCCTGTGTGCCCCCCTGCCCTTTTGTCCATGCTTCCACAGGGATCCCTTGCTCCAAATACACCTGTGGCTCCCACTTCAATCAGAGCCAAAGCCAACGTGGTCCCTTCCCACACTCCACCACATGGTCTGATTCTAATTACCTTTCTGACCGCAACTCCCATCCATTCCTCCAGCGCGCTGACCCCTTCTGCTCCTTCCACACTCCAAGGCCCTTTCCTTGGGGACTTTGCATTGGCTGTTCCCTGGATGCAACATCTGTTCCCTACACATATCCCCATGgctccttcctcttctccttctggtctctgctcaaatgtcatctcctcaGAGAGACGTTCTGACCTCCCCATTGAAAGATTTCCCTTGATTTTCCTCAGCGCTTCATCGTAGCACTTGCCACACCACAGCATTACCTTACACCTTTATTTCCGTGGCCCCCAGCATAATGCCCTCTCCTCAGGGGCAGGGATTTTCTGTCATCCTTGTTCACAGTTGCCCCGAGGTGCCTAGAATGGTGCTTGGCACAGAGCAGGTGCTCCGGacaatttgttgaatgaatgaagacttCAACAGCCAGTGGGTGGCTGACGGGGGCATTGCAGGCACTCGTGGGGTGCTTGGGGCCTGACTCCTGCCTACTGCCCCAAGCACCTGACTCCTGCCTACTTTCACCCCTCCAGGAAGATACGGGAGCAGGCCATGGGCCACTTCCCCGCAGTGCTGCGTCTCCTGGAGAAGAGACAGGAGCTGGTGAATGTGGACCAGGGTCTGGCCACCCAGAAGGAGGTGAGCCCTCGCCCCCCATCCCTGAGGCGCTTTGGGACCCCAGGGGGGAAATGGGATGGGGAGGGGAACTGGGTGGTGAGCAGGGGAGTGGGAACTTATGGAGCCAACTTACTAGCCACAAGGCCTGGGACAAGTCATGTCAAcactctgagccttggtttcctcatctgtcaagtGGGGATCAAGCGAAAGGGGTGTGTATTGACCACATGCCATGTGCTGAGCTCTGTCCTGGGGGTCTGCAGGTCTCACCATAGTCTCTGCCCTCAAGCGGCTCACAGTCTAGAAAGGAAGGCAGACAAGTGCATGGGAAGCGAGTGTTATGGTGGGAGAAGCACTGGGCAGGGGCTGTGGGGGCTCAGAGGAGACCCCTAGCTCCCCCTGGGGATGGTcaaagaaggcttcctggaggaggtcgTCTTAGCAGTTGCTGAAGGGTAAGTCAGTTTATCCAGCAAAGGGGGatgggaggagaggaagagggagacagagggaacagcatacGCAAAGCCTGGAGGTAAGAACAGAGTAAGGTGGCGGGGGCTAGAAGGCAGTGTCAGAGGAGAGAGGATAAGATGAGGGCAGAAGGAAGGGCAGGGGCGCTGGCATGCAGGAGCTGTGGGAGGGCATTTTGGCTTCGTCCCGTGGGAGCCGTGGATGCGTTTGGGAACAGGAAAGGAGCAGCCACAAAATCAGGGACAATAGATGGGAGGGATTAAGTGTGAACACAAAAGCGTTGGGTGTCTTGAATCCCTCCCAAATGCGCCCATTCCTCGTCCCCAGGTGTTCCAGAGCACCATGGCCGCGCTGCAGCGGCGCTGGGAACAGCTGGAACAGAAGGAACAGGAGCTAAAGGCGGCCTTCGTCCGCTTTGACCGGTTTTTGCAGGTAGGTGGAGACCGCTGcggcagggagggtcgccggtcGCAGCCTCTGAACCCTACAGGGGCCAGGCAGGTCCCataaatcaaagaaacaaaagggaaagctgtggggggggtggggtgttTGGAAGCTGGGTTGGCTGTCCCCGCCGCCTGAAGCATTCATGTGGGGAGAAAAAcgaggggggaggggggcgcgAAGGGCCAGAATGACAGACTGTGGCCGAATGTGGCCCGCGGGCCGTCGGTTTGCGACCCGTGGGTCAGAGTACAACTGTGGCGGCGGGGCAGAGGCGGCGCGCTGCGCCCGCTCCGCAGCCCTGAGGCTCGTtgcctcccctggcccccaggACGCCGAGGCTCGGCGCAGCCGCGCGCGGCTCAGGGCGGCGGAGGAGCGGCAGCGGGCGGGCCGCCGGGAGGCCGAGGCGCGGCGGCTGCGGGCCCAGCTGGAGGAGCTGCGGCGGGAGCGCGCGCGGCTGCAGAGCCGGCTGGAGCGCCTGGAGCCCTGCGCGCGCCTGCTGGGGCGAGTGCTGGAGCGGCGGCCCGAGGTGAGCGCCGGGCGGGGGCGGCGCTAGGTGGCCATGGGGATGGCTTTGGGCGGGCACCCTCCTGAGCACCTACTGAGCGCGACCCGTAAGCCTGGGCCACGCTTTGCCCTCCTTGGAATCGGTCCCCCATAGCCTAGTGAAGTGAGTCTTGTTGTCAACCTATTTTACAGCtcgggaaactgagacccagaaaggtAGTTCTTctccttcaaaaaaaatttttttaattgtaaaatatataaaaagcaaagaaagaaaaaaaggaataattttcaaagcacacttcagcaagcAGTTActaaacagatcccagagtttgccatgggctaccattccatcatctctgatttttccttctagaaaaaTCAGAGATTTTAGAGgtttagattcaacctctttgggcttccccccacccctccccgcccccatctctagcttctgtgcacGTCTTGGTCTGCTaaattctacagtgtaacctctgagattgcCTGGGCCAGAGTCATGatagcgaaatcatacagtatctgtccttttgtgccagACAGGTAATTCATAAGGTCACAAGGACaggtgcagggctggggcaatccAGACATTCAAAATACAAGTAAATGAGTCAAAGACTCACTATTAATTACAGGTAGGAAAGTTCAGCTGTGTTTGATATAGCAGTGGGGAGCAGCCGGAGTATAGCCGGCGTCCCAAACCCTTCAGATCCCGCTGTCCCCACTTTTGGGACAGGGGCTGTGTGCTGGCCCCATTTCGCAGTCGGGCTGAGAAGGTGCCCGCAGAGGCCAGGTGGCCCGTGGAGGGCCGCGAGCTGCAGCCCCGTGTGagcgcccctccccacccccgccccagttCCAGGAGGTCCCCGAGCTGGTGGCGCGGTTCGACAGCCTGGCCGACACGCTGGCGGCGCTGAGGCTCACGGAGCGCGAGCGGCTGGCGGAGCTGGAGGCGACGCGCGCGCGGCTGCAGCGGCTGCGGGACGCGGGGCAGGACCAGCTGCTCCGGCACTGCCAGCGGCGAGCGCAGCTGCAGGAGCGGCTGGAGGCCGCCCGGGAGCGTACGCTGCACTGGGTACGACGGGCCCCGGTCCCACCCCGTCGGGCGAGGGGGCTCCGGAGTTGATGAGAGCAGAGGGGGCAACGCTTACCCCAGAGGGCAGCGGTACTAAAGGGGCTTTCAGGCATCAGAAAGCACGGTAGGGCACAGGAGGGGCAGCTGTCAAAAGTTGGCAGGTGGTTCCTGTGCCTCTCGGTGTGCACGCACCCGCACCTGACTGGCAGGAAGAGGATGGGTAGGAGACCCCGCCCTTCTGCAGCCGTACCGCTGCCTAACCCCTAACccgcagggctgggggtgggggtgctcgCCAGGAGTCCAAGTGGATTCAAATCCAGAACACGGCAGCCGAGAAGACCCTGCTCCTGGGACGCACGAGGATGTCGGCGCTCAACTTGTTCCAGCAAGTGTGCCGGCAGCGGAGGCAGCCACCGGCCCTGAACCTCGAGGACACCGAGGGGCAGCTGGAGCAGGTGAGACCCCTTCTTTGTGTCACCTCCAGCCCCCCCAAATACTCCCTCTTTGGAGAAATCATGCGCCTGAAATCCCACCATTTTGTGGCACCTTATATGTGCTAAGCAGGGCCTGTGGGTTCAGTCGcagccctggcccctgccccGACTCTTGGGTTTCCGTCTGGGCTGTGATGGTGACGTGCCATGTGAGCAGGAGGTTGTGGTTGTGCCCCGCGCCGGGtctcagtgccctccccctggGCCAGGCATGCACTGATAGTCACCACATTTATATGCCACAAGCTCCTCTTTGGTTCCAGGGTCAAACGGTGCAAATATAGTCCTAGTGATTGGGACGCAGGAGGGCAAGCCTCACTTTCAGTTTGTTCATGGATCTCACTCCTCCAGGCCTGGCCAGGCCTCTGCTTTCCCAGGGAGGTGGAGGGCCAAGTTGCCTGGTGCTTTCTCCCTGCCCAGTGGTGCCACTAAAGGTCACTGTGAACTAAGCACACTGGTTTTTCTACTCTCAGTggagtgtgggtgggtggggtgccACAGATTTGACAGTTGTCATGTTTCTGGTGTGTACTGAAAGCACAGGCCCTTTCAGAAGTCGAGGGACAGAAGGGGgcacctttttttccccttccaccTCACTCCTGCGTCCACCCTCCGGGATCCCATCAGAGCCAGGAGCCGAGTCACCTGAGTCCACCTTTGTGACATCTTGGGCTGAGTGACT is drawn from Tamandua tetradactyla isolate mTamTet1 chromosome 5, mTamTet1.pri, whole genome shotgun sequence and contains these coding sequences:
- the CFAP73 gene encoding cilia- and flagella-associated protein 73; protein product: MAVNWKEYFLLALEEKPRAKIREQAMGHFPAVLRLLEKRQELVNVDQGLATQKEVFQSTMAALQRRWEQLEQKEQELKAAFVRFDRFLQDAEARRSRARLRAAEERQRAGRREAEARRLRAQLEELRRERARLQSRLERLEPCARLLGRVLERRPEFQEVPELVARFDSLADTLAALRLTERERLAELEATRARLQRLRDAGQDQLLRHCQRRAQLQERLEAARERTLHWESKWIQIQNTAAEKTLLLGRTRMSALNLFQQVCRQRRQPPALNLEDTEGQLEQVKMFIHDLSALLTSLRQAEPVAPAS